AAGTGGCTTAGCACTGCTTATGTGGACAAATTCAGGTCAGATCCCAATACTGTCATCACTACTATAGTTGACAAAGCCAAAATAGATTTCATGGAGGAAGTGCCAAAGAGGATGGCCTATAGGGAAAAGACCAAAGCCAGGAACATGGTACTGGGTGATCATAAGAAGCAATACCACAGAATCAGGGATTATCTGCAAACTGTAATAGATAAAAATCCTGGCTCTAGATGTATTGTCACCACAGTCACTGGCCCAACCGAGGAACAGTTGGAAGCAATGAAGAAAGGAGAACATGTTGACATAAGCTACCAGCCAAGATTGCATGGTCTTTTTTCTGTGTGAATGCTGCAAGACAAGGATTTCTTGATGGATGTAGGCCATACATAGGGTTGGATGGCTGTTTCATAAAATTGACAACAGGAACACAAATCCTTGCAGCTACTGGCAGAGACGGAAACAATAATATCTACCCTATTGCTTGGGTTGTTGTTAGTAAGGAAGATAAACCTAACTGGGTATGGTTTTTAGAGCAGCTGAAGTATGCTTTAGGTGGAGAACAGGGCAAATTTGGCTACTACACAATAATGTCTGACAAGCAGAAGGGTCTACTTACAGCAGTGAGCACAGTGTTTCCTAACTGTCCACAGAGATTCTGCATTAGGCACATATATGACAACTTTCAAACTGCAGGCTTTAGAGGTGAAGATCTAAAGAAGTGTATGGACAATGCTGCCTACTCTTGGACTAGGCATGGATATGATCTTGCAATGGAAGAACTGAAGAAGCAATGTGAGCCAGCTTGGGTCTGGTTGTCCAAGATTCATGTGCACAATTGGGCAAGGTGTGCCATGGACACCAATTGCAAAACAGATTTAATATGTAACAATCTTAGTGAAACATTCAATAGGTACATCCTTGATGTAAGGAGCAAACCAATTGCTACAATGCTTATAGGAATTTATGACAAGCTAATGGTGAGATTTGATGGAAAGAGGGAAGGAGCGGCAAAGGCTAGATGGGACATTACACCATATTATACAGAGAGGCTAGAGCTGATGAAAACATATTCCAGAAATTGTATTCCTAAGAGGGCTGACCTTGGACTGTGGCAGGTAAAGAGTGGTGATGCAACACATCAGGTAAATCTGGCCACAAGAAGTTGTTCATGCAGGAAATGGGACATGACAGCGTTGCCTTGCAACCATGCTGTCAGTGCAATATACAAAGCAGAGTTGCATCCAGAGGATTTGTCTCTGACTTCTTCAAGAAACCTATGTATTTGAACAGCTACAAGCCAGTGTTTGCTCCTATGCCACAACAACATGGTTGGATCAAAACAGATACTGAAGACATCATGCCACCAGGTTTCAAAGATCACCAGAAGGGAAGAAAGCAGGAGAAAAGAAGAAAAGGCTAATTTGAGGTGCCCAAACCTAAGGAAAATTCTAGGATGGCAACAATCACTTGTAGCAATTGCAAGTTGCAAGGCCACAAGTACACTAGCTGCTCAGTGCCTTTGAGGCCAGACCTTGCGATAAGGAAAAATAATCACAAGGTAAAAATAACTATATCCTCTATTATCTTACTGATTGGACTTGTGTACTAATTGCTATTAATTTTGCTGCTGCACCAGGCTAGTAGATCAATGCCTACTCCTGtgcctcctccatcttcctccagTTCTGCTGCTGCACCTgcaccaaggcctcctcctgctgCTCCAAGAAACCCTACAGCTGCATTTGCTGCTCCAAGGACTCCATTTGCTGCTCCAAGATATACTGGTTTCAGGTCATATTTTTCAGCTGGTGCAAACGCCGGTGTTGGTAGAGATGCAAATGTGCCTCCTCTAGCTGGAATTTCTTCTGCACGCCCTAGTTGTTCTGATGTTCAGTGAGCAGTTGCTCTGATGTTGCCCTGTTGCTCTGATGTGTGTGTGAACTTGTGTGGGAACTTGCCTGTGTGTTTGAACTTGTGACAGTTATGCCTGTTATTTTGTGAAAGACTTGTGACAGTTATATATTACTTGCAGTACTGTGGTGTCCAATTATTGTGAAATTCAAGTcaactaatttggaacggagggagtaaaaacaAGGGAGATGTTGTTCAAATTTCCTTTTAAACAAAAAGGGTCTCGACATCAAGTCGACACCTTTACAAACAAATATAAATTCAGCAAATCACTTCACTTCATTGAAACAAATAATACAACTACTTCTCTTATAATGGAAATACTACTCATCACATAATTCTTTAATCTTCCTCAGCTTTGCCCTGGTACCTTCTTTCTGCTTGACCAAATCTGCAATCATTAACTCCAATTTTCTCTTCTCTTCCTTGATTTTATCCCTGTCCTTCTCTGCCTTGATCCTCAACACCTTATGCATGTTACTAGCTGCAACATCCAGCTTTTTCTTCTCCTCCAGTTCTGCCCTTGCATCAATGAGTGCTTGTTCAGCCTTTGCCTTCAGAGCAAGTGTGATCTGCTTCTCATTCACAGTCTTGTTCGCTTCTTCTTGGACAATCTTCAGATCATGGTGGGGCTTGGTTATTTCATCCCTAAACTTGAACTTTTCCTCCATACAGTACAGAGCATCACTAACTCTTCCTTGTTTGGCTTCTCCATACATCTCCCATAATTTTCCAATAGCTTTCTGCAGTGATGATGGCCAATCTCCATCTACCCATTTAACATAATCACATCTTTCCCCAAACTACAGAAACATAGAACATTTTTATTTCATTAGTTCCTAATTGAATTGCTACATTTACTTATGAGTAAGCAGTGATTAAAGAAATAAGTACAGGTAAATCACACACCTGCCCTGCACATCCCAAAAATTTCCTTCCTGTCTCATATCCTTCCCAATCAACAAACTTTGCGGCAATGGCTCCACATTTACAACGTGGAGGTGCTGCTCCATCAGCTAACCCTTCCCAATCTAAGTCGTAAAGTGTCTTTAAGCCCTAAGAAATAGAATGTACATTGCGGCTGAGAGAAGATCTAGCTCGAATCATATATCCCCAATTCCTAAATCCCCAAATCAGAGAAACCCTAACCGTAGAATTCAGAAAAATGATGACTGACCTCGCTAGTAGCATTGCTGTGGTCCTCAGACGATTCCTCACCGTCTCCCCATGATACCATGTCGGGCGGCGAGGTAGaaccccggcggcggcggcgacgggtggcGTCGGGTGAGCGAGCGAGGAGACTGTTTCTGTCTCGAACGGTGGTTATATCGCCTACCCAAGGAGACCTAACGGCCGTCAGCTACATGTCCATCGTCCGTTGCCACGTCAACCTAAAAGTGGGGCCGACCGGTCAGAAAATAGCTGAACCGAGCGAACGGTGGTATGTGTCACATACCTGCCCCAATGTTGGTAGTTTTCAAACAAAAGAGGCAAAGTAGGTAGTTATGTGTCTACTCTGCCCCAAATGTGGTATACTCCCTCTgcttttatttactccgcataaaacgaagggagtggtagtataaatgacctGGGCAGggaagggggagggacgtcggtttgctctcaactgcggtcccacaagcgagcaaaaacgcaagacaaagcgcgttccattcggtgagcgacatggagggtccagcgtgccggggtgcaacgcgaacgcgacaagagcgatgtacaatcaaaaccgattgaccggtcgtcaccggaaccactattcacaccagaaccttcgctgctcggcctacgccagccactgccccaaaaccacacctcctctccagcccattcccccacctttcgatcccctagcccgcatcaagcgtcgcctagttcgccggaaagccatggtgcgccgcaagatcacgtactacaagatgctgacgccggagcgccgcgcataAATCGCGGCgtcggtcggcgccacagacctccgttcccaagcttgtTTTACggcaggccaatccccgagttctctggagccaagctacgaggaggaggaagctgatccaatgttcatggcagaggtcgcggcgcagaaggcccccgatgggtatgagacgatggacatcgacttcgtgccggcgtccgggtcccccatggtgcaggcggaccagcggttcaaccaagcgatactaaaggaggaccaagAGGCAGaagctcaactcgacgcggagcgcgcgcatgccgctgccatcgaggctctcctgcaggcggaaccggatgtcgtggatgtgaaccgggcggcggaggctcaacttgaggcagagcgcgcggatgccactgccatcgaggccctcctgcaggaggaaccggacgtcctggacttgaaccaggcggcggaggttcaactcgacgcggagcacgcagATGccactgccatcaaggccctcctgcaggcggaaccggacgtcctcgacttgaaccgggcggtgctctcgtccgtgcagagcgctcgCACGCTCTGCGTGAACAAGTAGCTAGAGGCCggggacaaccacggtgcggagacacacgtcggcagctacggctggttcgcgccggcagccaaagacgacgaggtcctctcgttccgcgagcagtgatagtttttctttatgttgttgtttttagggatctttttttgtgtaaaaatatatattgttatgcaagtcgcctgactttcatcatttgggtcaatctaccatttcaggcggttggatgaatatcctacgtctcctaacccttcttcctcacctcttcttcttccccaacagaccaccgcacgggccgtacggatcctcccaacatgcggttggataaacatactgtatgaacgaaaattatgtgtcagcggtaggatggctgagtttgggttgttcacatgcggtagcccgtgtcagtgagggtgcgttcccttggttgggtttgcgacgtgcaggagcgactgtgtgagggtgcggtgcgaccgcgacagccgcgCGCAAGTGTACcaccttttcattttgaaaactttaggcaagcttggcaaaaatgtgtggtgaagtatggcaatgcaaggcctagacccaaataggataagtacgtactacctctgtcctgatttataggtcacctttgtagttcatgccaaattttgaccaaatatttagctaacaaaatgctaatgcatgtcaacaaaaattatatctttggattcgtatttcaacatagttttcaatgatacaatttttggtaacatgcatgaaTGTTTTGTTAGTCCAATCTATAgtaaaatttgacacaatatacaatggggaccaataaaccagggcggaggtagtacgtactaggagtactagtgttaaaaaagaaaggcggggttttcctttgcgggattaatcgatacaaatcctcgtttgatgtgtcaattaatgtgtatttttttctccaaagcacaaagagctaaccatctcactcctcatcgcttgattaatgcagcgcatgcaaaccaaccttctcacttccgcatgcatgcaagggtatattaatgtccttggttgctagtacgaggcaaaccccatcaatttttccttgattagtgttagtgggcttttgcaaattgtaattttaatatactggccttgtgtaaaaaaatggaggtagtaactatttgacttccttccccattgcggtgacgtcaacGATATCTCGAACTTTATGGTTTGGCGAAGTGCTTTTGACGGAGAACACCAtcgagggagaccacggtaagtcattcgcaagtgccgcctgcaagccgagacagccgccttatttgcatccaggaagtccctTGAACccaaggacgcgtaaatgtactagtactactagtacacaatagcatcgtccgtccaccttagtgcggtgaggtggtttctcgaagaagacgatacatgatccaaatcaactaacgcatgtccgatcatcacgtgagatggggtagtcatcaatggtgaacatctctatgttgatcatatgtactatatatgacccatgttcgacctttcggtctccagtgttccaagaccatgtctgtacatgctaggctcgtcaagtttaacccaagtattctgcatgtgcaaaactgtcttactcccgttgtatgtgaacgtagagtctatcacacccgatcatcacgtggtgtctcgaaacgacaaactgtagctgagggagtcctggactaaggggtcctcgggcgtccggcctgttattcattgggctggactgatgggctgtgaagacatgaaggccgaagactgcaccgtgtctggattggactctacttggcgtggaggtcaagcttggcgaccaactatgaagattccttcttatgtaaccgaccccatgtaaccctagatctctccggtgtctatataaaccggagagcatagtccggataggggatattcattaccatatacacataggctaggctcctagggtttagccattacgatctcgtggtagataaactcttgtaacactcgtattcatcaagatcaatcaagcaggaagtagggtattacctccatagagagggcccgaacctaggtaaacatcgtgtccctcgtctcctgttaccatcaatcctaggcgcacagttcgggaccccctacccgagatccgccggttttgacaccgacattggtgctttcattgagagttccactgtgccgtcagcaaagggctcgatggccccttcgattgtcagtaatgacgttgtccagggagaaaccttcctccccggacagaccttcgtattcggcggctttgtactacgagccaactcgcttggccatctggagcagatcgacagctacgcccctggccatcaagtcagattcggaagcttgaactacatcacggatatccgtggagacttgatcttcaagagatttgagcccgcggcgatcgctccccctcaccccgatgaacgtgacttaaatctgtcattggatcacacccaggagatggctcctgctgctgcgacggccttagagccaaagcagatcgtgccatcccaGGTCGCAgagtccgcggtgttggagccgcacacggactcgacaccctgcaatattcgctttaacggaacttcggacttgtctccggctataagttccggactgtgtacgcccgcggacaccaaaagctagatcggttatcgatcttcgagttcagcaccgctgacgtcttccagcactcgcctttgggtgacgtgctaaaatctttaaagaatttgtccttggagaaggactcacagccgaactacgtccggttcgagctagagaagGATGAcgaagaattttgcttcccacccgccacccacttcatagccaccgtcgatgacttaaccgacatgcttgactatggctccgaagacatcgacggcatggacgacgatgcccataaggagcaaggccaagacccaccattcaccggacgttggacggctacctcttcgtatgacgtgtacatggttgatacacccaaaggatctggcgacgacgaagaagaagagccagaggcgaataaaacctctgagacacagtccaagcgccaaCGCCCCAAACGCCgtcctaagcctcgtcgctcaaaggatggcaacaccGGCACCTGAGAGAATAGTACtccaggcgacgccgaaaacaatgaagaccctgtcggagctacatccgaacaggaggaacatgagaacaggcaagacaaccctgatgaacaggccatagaagatgactcggaggacgacaGTTACCGTCCCCCCTccgaggagacaagcctcggcaatgaagacttcatcgtgcctgaggatcctctagagcaggagcgctttaagcttcagctcatagccactgcaaggaacctgaaaaagaaatagcagcagtttcaagctgaacaagatctgctcatcgacagatggactgatgtcctgacagccgaagaatacggcctcaggtgcccaacaaagagctacccgaaacgcagactactacctcaattcgatgaggaagcactagagcacacatctcccttgcggtaatgcggaacgaccaccacgtggtcgagacagggcggccgggataaagcggcaactcaggccgaacagcagcctgccccaccgcctcgtaaaaatagagacggaagagttcggggtcacacgtacgacctccggcagatcCTGGACGATACAGCAgggcatacaagatcgatctacggatcgcgagggcgtgcctcgaggcacgacgacggctacctattcggccgtgataaatctaaccacgcccgggccgatatAGAGACGCCGCACACcttctctgcttcacagatgaagtactggatcacgaattccctgaggggttcaagcctgtcaacattgaatcatacgacggcacaaccgatcccgcagtatggatcgaggatttcattctccatatccatatggctcgaggagatgacctccacgccaccaaatacctcccattaaatctcaaaggactagctcgttactggttaaatagcctgcccaagaattccattggcagctcggaggacttggaagaggctttcttttataacttccaaggaacttatgtccggccaccagatgccgataacttaagccacatagttcaacaacctggagaatcagccagaaaattctggactaggttcttaaccaaaaagaacaagatcgttgactgtccggatgccgaggccctagaagccttcaaacacagcatccgcgacgaatggctagcacgccacctcggccaagaaaagccgaactctatggcagcccttaaggcactcatgacccgcttctgtgcgggtgaggacagctggctggctcatagtaaAAACACAGCCAACGAGGCAGACCCCattgaggccaagaacagcaccggcaagctccggcgcaatagacacaaacgccgaagcaatggcgacaacaccgatgacactacagtcaacgccggatttagcggctccaagtccggccaacggaagaagccatacaaaagaaagaatgaaggaccttccagcctggaccgcatactcgaccgtccgtgccaaattcacggcaccccggataagcaagccaatcatatcAACAGGGAtcgttgggtcttcaagcaggccggcaagttaaatgccgaaaacaaagaaaagggatcacaaagtgagggcggaggacgaagagccccggcagccaaacactagggggcagaagaaatttccccctcaagtcaaaatggtgaatatgatatacgctacgcacatccccaaaagggagcgtaagcgagtacttagggacgtctacgcggtagagccagtcgccccaaaattcaatccgtggtcatcattcccgatctcCTTCGATCGTcaggatcacccaactagtatccgccatggcggttcagccgcactagtcctcgacccaattattgacgggtttcacctaacacgagtcctgatggacgatggtagcagcctcaacctgctttatcaggacacagtgcggaagatgggcattaacccctcgcgaatcaaaccaacaaagactacctttaaaggagtcataccaggcacagaggcccgctgtacgggctcaatcacgctggaggtggtcatcggttctccggacaacttccgaagcgaagagctaatcttcgatatcgtccccttccgcagcggctatcacgcactgcgcggacgaaccgcgtttgctagattcaacgcagtgccacactatgcttatcttaagctcaagatgcccggtccacgtggcgtcataacattcaatggcaatacggaacgctccctccgaacagaggagcacaccgccgccctagaaGCAGaaatacagagcggccttctcaagcagcaccatagtacggctgtcgagccctcggacatcattaagaggttccggacttcactgcaacaggacggcgcggctcgtcaagagctcgactagcaattcggcctccgtcccagttccaatgaggtagtggcattcgtaccacgcgtacacaattacgcactcaaaattccatggacatcgatggAGGCACAAGATAACCCGGGGTCTACAGTTCGGCCAGACAGATCCCGGACACATGTACTTTTACCTTTTtcttgtttcaggttcctttttccACGGGCCTGATCGCGAGTCCTTTGGAAGGATTGGCACACAACGGAGGCAAGCAGCACAGGTGTGTAGTTTAACCTtcatacgttcttcttgacggtattcatACTTATTTCCCAGGACCCGCACACTGCGCCCTACtgattccggcatgttaaatagcccggatacttctcgcaccatctgtacaagatacgccttgacgtatccatccagttataataaaaatggttcgtggcccagtttctgtggttttcgcttcttactttgTTTTATCTCGATCTGCCTATTTGCTGCATCGATACCCTTCTGTACGTTtgatattcgccaggggctacttatcgccccataatacggcaacaaagtccgaacacttcttatacataagttcggcaccccgaatttagcattatatgcattggctccgaatcatgtctttggtcaatagttgggttgcccggctcttgtgcttgctaccctacgttccgctctatcggctagggtagtaaagggagaactactgcgattgtgccctggccttgaccggatgagcacctcagtagagaaagccacaaactgactgtcatgatatggcgagagccggtcagctgttcgagggttacaaaatcgttggagattttttccgcgccATGCGAAGGATCAACACTTcctgatcagatgctgacagcaccctggtttggaccaggggctgcgcacttgcttaattataaaactcctatggctaagtgagggtgtttaagccgtacagtccgattgccttgttcgttgcgctaaacaactcctccaaaggaccatataattggatcaagattgtttagaatccatcccgaacacctccgtactacctacgcgagggcggaagccgacgactggccaaccctcagattacaagtaacacggccgcacaggaggaaacaattcaaagcataataaaattattttataaaaaccggctttgttcccataatacaaggcaagggcaacatgaatacatttattcaaatacaatgtcctgcgaacattgcgccgccacaagtcgagacccctctaagacatccgcgaaatatcgctcgggtgtgcggtgctccttgccctccggcgtcccgctggcaacttcaacagcgttcatcttcgcccaccacatcttgcagcgagcgaaggccatacgggcatattcaatacaggcagagcgcttgatgacgtccagccgaggacagtcGTTCActagccgcctcacgagtccgaagtagctgccgggcatagcttcggctagccatagccggattgtcaaatccttcatggctagttcggcgacccagtgcagctccaccagctgcttcagccgatcggtgaaggacacgggatgctctggcgtcgcgtactgcgaccagaatagcttctccgtcgaacctcctccttcggctcggtagaactctgcagcatctgatacgctgcgtggtagatccgcaaaagcccctggggaactccaaacccgggttagtaaaaggtattgcttctccgcatacttgctttgcatcttaaatgccttacccaccatgatcttcttggcctccttgatctcctggagggcggcctgggcc
This region of Triticum aestivum cultivar Chinese Spring chromosome 2D, IWGSC CS RefSeq v2.1, whole genome shotgun sequence genomic DNA includes:
- the LOC123053609 gene encoding uncharacterized protein, which codes for MVSWGDGEESSEDHSNATSEGLKTLYDLDWEGLADGAAPPRCKCGAIAAKFVDWEGYETGRKFLGCAGQFGERCDYVKWVDGDWPSSLQKAIGKLWEMYGEAKQGRVSDALYCMEEKFKFRDEITKPHHDLKIVQEEANKTVNEKQITLALKAKAEQALIDARAELEEKKKLDVAASNMHKVLRIKAEKDRDKIKEEKRKLELMIADLVKQKEGTRAKLRKIKELCDE